Proteins from one Camelina sativa cultivar DH55 chromosome 8, Cs, whole genome shotgun sequence genomic window:
- the LOC104706937 gene encoding TP53-regulating kinase-like isoform X2: protein MDCEENVGNESLVLIKQGAEARVFESTFAGRRSIVKERFPKKYRHPVLDAKLTLKRMNAEARCMTKARKLGVCTPVLYAVDTLLHSLTLEYIEGDSVKDIFLDFGANGIVEERLDDVATQIGAAIAKLHDGGLAHGDLTTSNMLVRSGTNQLVLIDFGLSVTSTLPEDKAVDLYVLERALLSMHSSCGNVMDRILTAYRKSSNQCEATREKADYDWMSQDIL, encoded by the exons ATGGATTGTGAGGAAAACGTTGGGAATGAATCTCTCGTTCTGATAAAACAAGGAGCCGAAGCT agggtgttTGAGTCTACATTTGCTGGAAGAAGATCCATCGTGAAAGAACGATTCCCGAAGAAGTACAGACACCCGGTTTTGGATGCAAAACTCACACTTAAGCGGATGAATGCG GAGGCTAGGTGTATGACAAAGGCAAGAAAGCTCGGGGTTTGTACTCCAGTACTCTATGCCGTGGATACTCTGCTTCACTCCTTGACACTTGAGTATATTGAGGGCGACTCTGTGAAGGACATTTTCCTTGACTTTGGAGCCAATGGGATTGTTGAGGAACGGTTAGATGATGTTGCTACTCAGATTGGGGCGGCCATTGCGAAGCTCCATGATGGTGGCTTGGCTCACGGTGATTTGACCACATCAAATATGCTAGTCAGAAGTGGAACGAATCAGCTC GTACTAATCGATTTTGGCTTGAGTGTCACATCGACCTTACCTGAAGACAAAGCTGTTGATTTATATGTACTTGAAAGAGCCTTACTCTCAATGCACTCTTCATGCGGGAATGTG ATGGATCGTATACTGACAGCGTACAGGAAGTCGTCGAACCAATG TGAGGCAACGAGGGAGAAAGCGGACTATGATTGGATGAGCCAAGATATTTTGTGA
- the LOC104706937 gene encoding TP53-regulating kinase-like isoform X1: protein MDCEENVGNESLVLIKQGAEARVFESTFAGRRSIVKERFPKKYRHPVLDAKLTLKRMNAEARCMTKARKLGVCTPVLYAVDTLLHSLTLEYIEGDSVKDIFLDFGANGIVEERLDDVATQIGAAIAKLHDGGLAHGDLTTSNMLVRSGTNQLVLIDFGLSVTSTLPEDKAVDLYVLERALLSMHSSCGNVMDRILTAYRKSSNQWSATFNKLAQVRQRGRKRTMIG from the exons ATGGATTGTGAGGAAAACGTTGGGAATGAATCTCTCGTTCTGATAAAACAAGGAGCCGAAGCT agggtgttTGAGTCTACATTTGCTGGAAGAAGATCCATCGTGAAAGAACGATTCCCGAAGAAGTACAGACACCCGGTTTTGGATGCAAAACTCACACTTAAGCGGATGAATGCG GAGGCTAGGTGTATGACAAAGGCAAGAAAGCTCGGGGTTTGTACTCCAGTACTCTATGCCGTGGATACTCTGCTTCACTCCTTGACACTTGAGTATATTGAGGGCGACTCTGTGAAGGACATTTTCCTTGACTTTGGAGCCAATGGGATTGTTGAGGAACGGTTAGATGATGTTGCTACTCAGATTGGGGCGGCCATTGCGAAGCTCCATGATGGTGGCTTGGCTCACGGTGATTTGACCACATCAAATATGCTAGTCAGAAGTGGAACGAATCAGCTC GTACTAATCGATTTTGGCTTGAGTGTCACATCGACCTTACCTGAAGACAAAGCTGTTGATTTATATGTACTTGAAAGAGCCTTACTCTCAATGCACTCTTCATGCGGGAATGTG ATGGATCGTATACTGACAGCGTACAGGAAGTCGTCGAACCAATGGTCAGCCACGTTTAACAAACTTGCGCAAG TGAGGCAACGAGGGAGAAAGCGGACTATGATTGGATGA
- the LOC104706937 gene encoding TP53-regulating kinase-like isoform X3: MDCEENVGNESLVLIKQGAEARVFESTFAGRRSIVKERFPKKYRHPVLDAKLTLKRMNAEARCMTKARKLGVCTPVLYAVDTLLHSLTLEYIEGDSVKDIFLDFGANGIVEERLDDVATQIGAAIAKLHDGGLAHGDLTTSNMLVRSGTNQLVLIDFGLSVTSTLPEDKAVDLYVLERALLSMHSSCGNVMDRILTAYRKSSNQ; encoded by the exons ATGGATTGTGAGGAAAACGTTGGGAATGAATCTCTCGTTCTGATAAAACAAGGAGCCGAAGCT agggtgttTGAGTCTACATTTGCTGGAAGAAGATCCATCGTGAAAGAACGATTCCCGAAGAAGTACAGACACCCGGTTTTGGATGCAAAACTCACACTTAAGCGGATGAATGCG GAGGCTAGGTGTATGACAAAGGCAAGAAAGCTCGGGGTTTGTACTCCAGTACTCTATGCCGTGGATACTCTGCTTCACTCCTTGACACTTGAGTATATTGAGGGCGACTCTGTGAAGGACATTTTCCTTGACTTTGGAGCCAATGGGATTGTTGAGGAACGGTTAGATGATGTTGCTACTCAGATTGGGGCGGCCATTGCGAAGCTCCATGATGGTGGCTTGGCTCACGGTGATTTGACCACATCAAATATGCTAGTCAGAAGTGGAACGAATCAGCTC GTACTAATCGATTTTGGCTTGAGTGTCACATCGACCTTACCTGAAGACAAAGCTGTTGATTTATATGTACTTGAAAGAGCCTTACTCTCAATGCACTCTTCATGCGGGAATGTG ATGGATCGTATACTGACAGCGTACAGGAAGTCGTCGAACCAATG A